A genomic stretch from Arachis stenosperma cultivar V10309 chromosome 3, arast.V10309.gnm1.PFL2, whole genome shotgun sequence includes:
- the LOC130967431 gene encoding probable LRR receptor-like serine/threonine-protein kinase At1g67720, which produces MLSCFTSMDLFSLFLSIILLILTPLSVSQLEEFVSIDCGGKSNYTDGSSGLSWISDSDMMHHGTPVEVEDAPNGGTMVQYRTRRDFPIDSKKHCYTLSTVERRRYLVRATFQYGMLKNGGTYPQFQLYLDATKWATISIYDAKRVYIEEMIIRAPTSSIDVCMCCATTGSPFISTLELRPLNLSMYATDYEDNYYLKVAARINFGAPSEASLRYPDDPYDRIWDSDLARRQNFLVGVAPGTERISTTRNIDIGTREYPPVRVMQTAVVGTKGVLSYRLNLEDFPANARAYAYFAEIEDLGKNEVRKFKLKQPYIPDYSNAVVNIAENVNGSYILYEPSYMNVSLDFVLSFNFVATPDSTRGPLLNAMEISKYVRIASKTDRQDSTVVNALRLASAESLQFNEGDPCVPTPWEWINCSATTPPRISKIVLSRRNLTGEIPPELNNMDALTELWLDGNSLTGTLPDMSNLINLKIVHLENNKLTGPLPSYLGSLPSLQALFIQNNSFSGEIPARLISGKFVFNYDGNIGLHRGNKKHFKLILGISIGVLAILLLLFIGTLLLLLQRRKSRTRQKGVSAHKSTKPSTAYSLVRGNLTDEGTTCYIALSDLKEATDDFSKKIGKGSFGSVYYGRMKDGKEVAVKTMTDSSSHGNRQFVNEVALLSRIHHRNLVPLIGYCEEEYQHILVYEYMHNGTLRDHLHEPSKQKNLDWLTRLRIAEDAAKGLEYLHTGCNPSIIHRDVKTSNILLDINMRAKVSDFGLSRLAEEDLTHISSIARGTIGYLDPEYYANQQLTEKSDVYSFGVVLLELISGRKPVSPEDYGDDMNIVHWARPLIRKGDVMRMIDPCIAGNAKIESIWRVVEIAMQCVQQHGASRPRMQEVILAIQDATKIEKEAQNKLKSTSSSSSSTSGKPQSSRKTLLTSFLEIESPDSSSGCLPSAR; this is translated from the exons ATGTTGTCTTGCTTTACCTCTATGGatttattttctctcttcctGAGTATAATACTTCTTATACTGACTCCACTTTCTGTTTCACAACTTGAAG AATTTGTTAGCATTGATTGTGGAGGGAAAAGTAACTACACTGATGGAAGCTCAGGGTTGTCATGGATTTCAGACTCTGACATGATGCACCATGGAACTCCAGTGGAAGTAGAAGATGCTCCAAATGGAGGAACCATGGTTCAGTATCGAACGCGCCGAGACTTTCCCATTGACAGCAAGAAACATTGTTACACACTAAGCACAGTTGAGAGAAGAAGGTATCTTGTTAGAGCAACATTTCAATATGGAATGCTGAAAAATGGAGGCACATACCCTCAGTTTCAGCTCTATTTGGATGCAACAAAATGGGCCACTATCTCTATATATGATGCTAAAAGAGTGTATATTGAAGAAATGATTATAAGGGCACCCACAAGTTCCATTGATGTTTGCATGTGTTGTGCCACAACTGGTTCTCCTTTTATATCTACTCTTGAGCTTAGACCCTTGAATCTTTCTATGTATGCCACTGATTATGAGGATAACTACTACTTGAAAGTAGCTGCAAGAATCAATTTTGGTGCTCCAAGTGAGGCATCTCTCAG GTACCCGGATGATCCATATGATAGAATTTGGGATTCTGATCTTGCTAGAAGGCAAAATTTTCTTGTAGGGGTGGCGCCCGGAACAGAGAGAATTAGTACTACAAGGAACATAGATATAGGGACAAGAGAGTATCCGCCTGTTAGAGTTATGCAAACTGCAGTTGTTGGCACCAAAGGAGTACTTAGCTATAGATTGAATTTAGAGGATTTCCCTGCCAATGCTCGCGCATACGCGTATTTTGCAGAGATTGAAGATCTTGGTAAGAATGAGGTTCGGAAATTCAAGTTGAAGCAGCCTTATATACCTGACTATAGCAATGCAGTTGTTAACATTGCTGAGAATGTCAATGGTAGCTACATTCTTTATGAACCAAGTTACATGAATGTGAGTCTGGATTTTGTTCTGTCATTCAACTTTGTTGCAACCCCGGATTCTACTCGAGGACCTCTCCTTAATGCAATGGAAATAAGCAAATATGTACGGATTGCTTCAAAGACTGACAGGCAAGATT CAACTGTTGTAAATGCATTGCGATTGGCGTCTGCTGAAAGTTTGCAATTCAATGAAGGTGATCCTTGTGTTCCAACTCCCTGGGAGTGGATAAATTGCAGTGCCACTACACCTCCAAGAATTTCAAAAAT AGTTCTATCAAGAAGGAATTTGACAGGTGAAATCCCACCTGAACTGAATAACATGGATGCTTTGACAGAGTT GTGGTTAGATGGAAACTCACTTACAGGAACACTACCTGACATGAGCAATCTTATAAATCTAAAGATTGT CCATTTAGAAAACAACAAATTGACTGGTCCTCTACCATCTTACCTGGGTAGTTTGCCAAGTTTACAAGCACT GTTCATACAGAATAATTCCTTTAGTGGGGAAATACCAGCAAGATTAATATCTggaaaatttgttttcaa CTATGATGGAAATATTGGACTACATAGAGGGAACAAGAAGCATTTCAAGTTGATACTTGGAATTTCAATTGGAGTACTAGCAATTCTATTACTATTGTTCATAGGTACTTTGTTACTACTGCTGCAGAGAAGGAAATCTCGAACGAGACAAAAAG GTGTTTCTGCACACAAAAGCACTAAACCTTCAACTGCATATTCATTGGTTCGAGGAAATTTAACGGATGAAGGTACCACTTGCTATATAGCACTCTCAGATTTGAAAGAAGCTACTGATGATTTTTCGAAGAAAATTGGCAAAGGAAGCTTTGGATCTGTTTATTATGGGAGAATGAAAGATGGAAAAGAGGTTGCAGTTAAGACTATGACTGATTCATCCAGCCATGGGAACCGCCAATTTGTTAATGAG GTAGCCCTCTTATCAAGAATTCATCACAGGAACTTGGTTCCTCTGATTGGATACTGTGAAGAAGAATATCAGCATATTCTGGTTTATGAGTATATGCACAATGGCACTTTAAGGGATCACCTTCATG AACCTTCCAAGCAAAAGAATTTAGACTGGCTAACTCGACTTCGAATTGCAGAAGATGCAGCCAAAG GTCTTGAATACTTGCACACAGGATGCAATCCCAGCATCATTCACCGAGATGTAAAGACCAGCAATATTCTTTTAGACATCAATATGAGAGCAAAAGTGTCAGATTTTGGACTCTCTAGGCTAGCCGAAGAAGATTTAACTCACATATCAAGCATTGCAAGGGGAACCATAGGTTACCTTGATCCTGA GTACTATGCAAATCAACAGTTGACAGAAAAGAGTGATGTGTATAGTTTTGGAGTTGTTCTTCTAGAACTGATATCTGGAAGAAAACCTGTGTCACCAGAAGATTATGGTGATGATATGAATATTGTTCACTGG GCAAGACCTTTAATCCGAAAAGGCGATGTAATGAGGATGATTGACCCTTGTATAGCAGGGAATGCGAAGATTGAATCCATTTGGAGGGTTGTTGAGATTGCAATGCAATGTGTGCAACAGCATGGTGCATCAAGGCCAAGGATGCAAGAAGTCATTTTGGCTATACAAGATGCTACCAAGATTGaaaaagaagcacaaaataagctaaaatcaacatcatcatcatcatcttcaactTCAGGAAAACCACAGTCTTCTAGGAAAACTTTACTCACAAGCTTTCTTGAAATTGAGAGTCCTGACTCCTCAAGTGGCTGCCTCCCATCAGCAAGATAA